From Candidatus Hydrogenedentota bacterium:
CGGTTCGCGAACCACTCGAGGCATCCCGTTCTTCCCGCAGCGGCTGCCATCGCGCCCGTTTCCGCCGGGAAATCCGCGCGAAGGCGTTCCCACACGCAGGCGCGCCAATCACGCCGCGACGCCGAACCCTCCCCCGACGCCAAGGTAAGGAGGCGGGTGCGGGCATCGGACATGGTTGCGGTCCATGTCGCCTGCTTGTAATAGATATCGGGGGGCGGAACGATCTCCCATTTGGAAAGGAGGTCCTTCTCGAGGGCGGCGCGCGTTTCATCCTCCAATGCACCGTTATACATGCGGATCTCCGCGATGCAGCCTATCCATCCCTGGTCAGCGCCATACCAGCGTCCCACGCGGAACTGGTTATCCAACGCGCCCACATTGTCCATCTCGGCCGAGCCCAGGAGCGCGCCGTCCTGGTACAGTTGAAACGCGTGGCCCCGCTTGATAATGGTGTAGAGATGCGCGTTTGAATCGGCCAACCGCAGCTGGGTATGGACGCCCACGCCCGCGGCCAGTTCGAGATACGCCGAACCGTCGCCTTTCGTCCCGAGAGTCCACCAGCGGGCATCGCCGGGCCCGAACCGGTTGCCGATGATCCCGCGGTAGTTGTCGGGCGCGCTAGCGTCCATCGTCGCCACGGCAAATACGGTCCAGTCCGCGGCAGACCAATCCGCCGCGAATCCTGTCACGAGACACTGCGTACCCTGGAACCTTAGCGCAGGATAGCCCGTGACGCGTGCATCCTCGTAAACCGGCTGCAGGGATGTTTCGGGCTGTGCGGCGGTGTGGCCGCCGGCTTTGCTTGCCCATGCACCCAGGGGGACACCTCCTGCCAATGCGTCGGGCGCAGTGTCGCCGTCAACATCCATGGCGTCAAACCACAGAAGGCACCCCCCGGGGTCTCCGGTTGCGGCCTCTTGGGCTGCGGCAGAAACTCCCGGGACCAGCAATACGAGAGCCGCAAGAGCACTGGCATACACGAGGCGCATGGTACAGCTCCGTTTCTTCTCTGTTTTCGTGGCGTCGTCAAAGACCGATGATGCTATGTCGTCAGGACGGCGTTCCAAGGGCGACGACGTCGCGCCGGATGCGGTCGATGTCTTCGGCGGCGATGTGAAGTCCGGCGGCCGCCACGTTCTCCTCGATCTGGCTGGTTTTCCGGGCGCCAGCCAACACATGGGTCACGCCGGGCTGCCGAAGGGTCCACGCAAGCACCAATTGGGCCAGCGTGCAACGATACTTGACCGTCAGCTCATTCCAACCTGCAAGAAGGTCGAGAACGCGTTTGCGGTTTTCCGGAGCGAACCAGGGGTTCCAGCCTGTATCGCTTCGGAACTCGTCCTTACTGAACTCGCGGTCCATGCCGACTTTCCCGGTCAGAAGGCCCTGTTCCAGAGACATGTAGGTGAGCGTGGCGATAGTGTGTTTGAGGCAGAATGGAAGTATATCTTTCTCGGCGCCGCGGGCCAGCATGCTGTAACGGAATTGGCAAGCGGCTAACTCGCCTTCCGAGTCATTTTCCTTCAGTTCGCCGAGGCTCACGTTCGATACGCCGATGGCCCGGACCTTCCCTTCGTCCTTCAGGTCCATGAGACATGCCATGGTCTCGGAGATGGGGGTCTTCACGGGCTCTGCCGAAGGCCAGTGCGTCTGGTACAGGTCGATGAAGTCGGTCTGGAGCCGGCGCAAGCTCTTTTCAACCTCTTCCCGAATGGTATGGGGCTGCAGGCTGCGGTAAATCTTGTGCCCGTCAAAATCGGCAAAGAAAGAACCGCGGGCGTCGTCCACGAGAAGCCCGCACTTTGTAGCCAGCACCACTTTGTCGCGCCGGTCCCGAATGGCCTTTCCTACGACCTCCTCGCTGCGTCCCCGCCCGTACGAAGGAGCGGTGTCGATGAGCGTGATGCCTGTGTCGAGGGCGGCGTGTATGGCTCGTATAGACTCCGCGTCGTCTGGATTCTCGCCCCAGATCATGCCGCCGCCCGTCACCCACGTTCCCATACCGATGACCGAGGCCTTGATGCCGGACTTTCCAAGCGCACAGTACCTCATGACTTTCTTCCCCTGTTTTTCATCCATGCGGGTTTCCCGCGAACCCTGGACCGGCCCGGATTATAGCCAACGGAGGTATGCGTTGCGAAAAGCTCTCTTGTATCCTCCGCGGCCCGGAGGCAATTGCTGAGACGCAATTCCCGTCCCTGTTTGTCCGTGCCACGCGGCGCGCCACGCCCAACCGCCCCAAGCGCGTTGCGCCAGGGCATCGCGTTCATGCACTATGAGACATCGCGTGAAAGCATACCTTCAGGAGAAAACGTCATGAAACCGGCCAGGAAGAATCTGAACAGGCGCGAGATGTTGCGCGTGACCTCGGGGGCGATTGCGGGATGGGGGTTGAGCCGGTGGGCCGCCGCGGCGGACATGCCGGAGGTGAAATTGCCGCGCGCGACTTCGGGCGACACCATCATCGAACCGGATTGGGAACAGCGCGTGACCATCACCGTGGGAAACCGGGGCGCGGACCTCGCAGGCGAATCCGAAAAACCCATCCAGGCGGCAGCGGACTACGTGGCGCGGCTGGGCGGCGGTACAGTACACATCCTGGCGGGCACCTACCGCATGCGAAACGCCGTCTACCTTCCCTCAAATGTGCGTCTTTTGGGCGACGGGACGGAGACCCTGCTTGTGAAAGAGCCGTCCGTGGAGACCACCATTGCAGCGGATTCGGACTGGTTTGACCAGGAAATCACGTTGGCCGACGCAACGGGGTTCGAGGTTGGCGACGGCATATGCATCAAGGCCGACAATCCCCACGATAGTGGCAAAGAGGTGATCAAGCGTACGCTGGTGGGGCGGAGCGGGAACCGCTTCAAGCTGGACCGTGCCCTGCGGAATAACGTCTGGATGATGAAGGCCCCCTCGGTCTCGACCTTGTTTCCCCTCGTAACCGCGGAAGAGAAGGCGAACATGGCGATCGAGAACCTGGCTCTCGACGGGAACAAGGAAGCAAACGCCCCGCTGGACGGGAACTATGCGGGGAATCTCTGGTTTCAGGATTGCAGCCGCATCATCATTCGCGGCGTCGAGAGCCGCAACAACAACGGCGACGGGATAAGCTGGCAGATTTGTCATGACGTCGTGGTCGAAGACTGTTACAGCCA
This genomic window contains:
- a CDS encoding aldo/keto reductase, producing MDEKQGKKVMRYCALGKSGIKASVIGMGTWVTGGGMIWGENPDDAESIRAIHAALDTGITLIDTAPSYGRGRSEEVVGKAIRDRRDKVVLATKCGLLVDDARGSFFADFDGHKIYRSLQPHTIREEVEKSLRRLQTDFIDLYQTHWPSAEPVKTPISETMACLMDLKDEGKVRAIGVSNVSLGELKENDSEGELAACQFRYSMLARGAEKDILPFCLKHTIATLTYMSLEQGLLTGKVGMDREFSKDEFRSDTGWNPWFAPENRKRVLDLLAGWNELTVKYRCTLAQLVLAWTLRQPGVTHVLAGARKTSQIEENVAAAGLHIAAEDIDRIRRDVVALGTPS
- a CDS encoding right-handed parallel beta-helix repeat-containing protein, translating into MKPARKNLNRREMLRVTSGAIAGWGLSRWAAAADMPEVKLPRATSGDTIIEPDWEQRVTITVGNRGADLAGESEKPIQAAADYVARLGGGTVHILAGTYRMRNAVYLPSNVRLLGDGTETLLVKEPSVETTIAADSDWFDQEITLADATGFEVGDGICIKADNPHDSGKEVIKRTLVGRSGNRFKLDRALRNNVWMMKAPSVSTLFPLVTAEEKANMAIENLALDGNKEANAPLDGNYAGNLWFQDCSRIIIRGVESRNNNGDGISWQICHDVVVEDCYSHDNADLGMHPGSGSQRPLIRNNRVERNKIGIFFCWGVHYGLAENNKMLDNSGQGLSIGHRDHYNVIRKNEISGSGETGVLFRPERGEGFTASGNQLEENRLVNNGPEDGAAVDFQGVTAGNTLARNEILETRSPASRAGIRFGEECGENTLVDNRIEGFATAIQDNRKA